Proteins from a genomic interval of Diaphorobacter sp. HDW4A:
- a CDS encoding ABC transporter permease, which produces MNSPAKETPTSSPVSQALRGSWGTYLGLLVVLLGMIALFSTMSEYFWSKETFVTIANEIPALAVMAVGMTFVLIIAGIDLSVGSVLALSAAVAAQGILIWGMNVWLAGALGLLTGLLCGAVTGSVSVIWRLPTFIVSLGMLEALRGAAYVVTDSRTQYVGDAISGLAAPIMDGVSSAFMIAVIIVIVGHVVLTRTVFGRYVIGIGTNEEAMRLAGIDPRPIRIAVFAVMGLLAALAGLMQSARLEAADPNTGVGMELQVIAAVVIGGTSLMGGRGSVIATFFGVLIIAVLEAGLAQVGASEPQKRIITGVVIVVAVIIDTLRQKRAQA; this is translated from the coding sequence ATGAACAGTCCTGCCAAGGAAACTCCAACCTCTTCACCGGTCAGTCAGGCACTGCGCGGCTCCTGGGGCACGTATCTGGGCCTGCTCGTGGTGCTGCTGGGCATGATCGCGCTGTTCAGCACGATGTCCGAATACTTCTGGAGCAAGGAAACCTTCGTCACCATCGCCAATGAAATTCCGGCGCTTGCCGTGATGGCGGTGGGTATGACCTTCGTGCTCATCATCGCAGGCATCGACCTGTCGGTGGGCTCGGTGCTCGCGCTGTCGGCGGCCGTGGCCGCGCAGGGGATTCTGATCTGGGGAATGAATGTGTGGCTGGCCGGAGCGCTCGGGCTGCTCACCGGACTGCTGTGCGGCGCGGTGACGGGCTCGGTCTCCGTGATCTGGCGCTTGCCCACGTTCATCGTGTCGCTGGGCATGCTGGAGGCGCTGCGCGGTGCGGCCTATGTGGTGACGGATTCGCGCACGCAGTATGTGGGCGATGCGATTTCTGGCCTTGCGGCGCCGATCATGGACGGCGTTTCCTCGGCGTTCATGATCGCGGTGATCATCGTGATCGTCGGGCATGTCGTGCTCACGCGCACGGTGTTCGGCCGCTATGTGATCGGTATCGGCACCAATGAGGAGGCCATGCGTCTTGCGGGCATCGACCCACGGCCGATCCGCATCGCGGTGTTCGCGGTGATGGGCTTGCTGGCGGCGCTGGCGGGGCTGATGCAGTCCGCGCGCCTTGAGGCCGCCGATCCGAACACGGGCGTTGGCATGGAGCTGCAGGTCATCGCTGCGGTGGTGATCGGCGGCACCAGCCTGATGGGCGGTCGCGGCTCGGTGATCGCCACCTTCTTCGGCGTGCTGATCATCGCGGTGCTCGAAGCGGGTCTCGCGCAGGTGGGCGCGAGCGAGCCGCAAAAGCGCATCATCACCGGCGTGGTGATCGTGGTGGCGGTGATCATCGACACCCTGCGCCAGAAGCGCGCGCAAGCCTGA
- a CDS encoding sugar ABC transporter substrate-binding protein, with protein sequence MRFSRRTLTAALALASVAGFAHNAVAADKPKVALVMKSLANEFFRTMEDGAKAHQKQNAGKYTLVANGIKDETDTAAQIKMVEQMVAQRVNAIVIAPADSKALVPALKAAADKGVLIINIDNKLDSAALASKDLKVPFVGPDNRSGAKLVGDFLAKKLASGDKVGIVEGVSTSFNAQQRTLGYQDAMKAAGANVVSVQSGQWEIDKGNTVAAGMLREHPDLKAILAGNDSMALGVVAAVKASGRTGKVDVVGYDNIAALKPMLKDGRVLATADQFAAKQAVFGIDIALKAIAEGKKQADLPTEVKTDVVLVTKDTK encoded by the coding sequence ATGCGCTTTTCTCGTCGTACCCTGACCGCCGCTCTGGCGCTGGCTTCCGTCGCTGGTTTTGCTCACAACGCCGTTGCCGCGGACAAGCCCAAAGTGGCGCTGGTCATGAAATCGCTGGCCAACGAGTTCTTCCGCACGATGGAAGACGGCGCGAAGGCGCACCAGAAGCAGAACGCGGGCAAGTACACGCTGGTGGCCAACGGCATCAAGGACGAGACGGATACCGCAGCGCAGATCAAGATGGTTGAGCAGATGGTGGCGCAGCGCGTGAACGCCATCGTGATCGCTCCGGCGGATTCGAAGGCGCTGGTTCCGGCGCTCAAGGCGGCGGCCGACAAGGGCGTGCTGATCATCAACATCGACAACAAGCTCGACTCCGCCGCGCTGGCCAGCAAGGATCTGAAGGTGCCGTTCGTCGGCCCGGACAACCGTTCCGGCGCGAAGCTGGTGGGTGATTTTCTTGCCAAGAAGCTGGCTTCGGGCGACAAGGTTGGCATCGTCGAGGGCGTGTCCACTTCGTTCAATGCTCAGCAACGCACGCTGGGCTATCAGGACGCGATGAAGGCCGCGGGCGCGAACGTGGTGAGCGTGCAATCCGGCCAGTGGGAAATCGACAAGGGCAACACGGTGGCCGCAGGCATGCTGCGCGAGCATCCCGATCTGAAGGCGATTCTCGCGGGCAACGACAGCATGGCGCTGGGCGTGGTCGCCGCCGTGAAGGCCTCAGGCCGTACCGGCAAGGTGGATGTGGTCGGCTATGACAACATCGCCGCGCTCAAGCCGATGCTCAAGGATGGCCGCGTACTGGCCACGGCCGACCAGTTCGCCGCCAAGCAGGCGGTGTTCGGCATCGACATTGCCTTGAAGGCGATCGCGGAAGGCAAGAAGCAGGCCGATCTGCCCACGGAAGTGAAGACCGACGTGGTGCTGGTCACCAAGGACACCAAGTAA
- a CDS encoding YecA family protein — translation MADQDSTPSSTAPDSDDDFNPALSNDALDELDAMLDDIRSRNDETPQWEFCDGYLTALVCTRRPIDVAEWLPMLLGDGLIIEDAPEDGPLPFQADTFKDEAQQARFLELCQLRLDEIATQLDIETDALDSDDAFQPECMDMRGAIAMLPEEEKAEMEGQDIPSFGQVWALGFMFAVENWPEDWAAPRDKDATKWIDDSLEKMVAVTEDDTGKPAVNLYDDQGPASTSQDRVEKVGEMIWACYDLRQIWKSFGPRVETVRRGNEPGRNDPCPCGSGKKYKKCHGA, via the coding sequence ATGGCAGACCAAGACTCCACCCCATCCTCGACGGCTCCGGATTCGGACGACGACTTCAACCCGGCGCTGAGCAACGACGCACTCGACGAGCTGGATGCCATGCTCGACGACATCCGCAGCCGCAACGACGAGACGCCCCAGTGGGAGTTCTGCGACGGCTACCTGACCGCGTTGGTCTGCACGCGTCGCCCCATCGACGTGGCCGAATGGCTGCCGATGCTGCTTGGTGATGGCCTGATCATCGAAGACGCTCCTGAAGATGGCCCGCTGCCGTTCCAGGCCGACACCTTCAAGGACGAGGCCCAGCAGGCACGCTTTCTGGAGCTGTGCCAGCTGCGTTTGGACGAGATTGCCACGCAACTCGACATTGAGACTGACGCGCTTGACTCCGACGACGCATTCCAGCCCGAGTGCATGGACATGCGCGGCGCCATCGCCATGCTGCCTGAGGAAGAGAAGGCCGAAATGGAAGGCCAGGACATTCCCTCGTTCGGCCAGGTCTGGGCGCTGGGCTTCATGTTCGCGGTTGAAAACTGGCCCGAGGACTGGGCCGCTCCGCGTGACAAGGACGCCACCAAGTGGATCGACGACTCGCTCGAAAAGATGGTCGCCGTGACCGAGGACGACACCGGCAAGCCCGCAGTCAATCTGTATGACGACCAAGGCCCCGCCAGCACCAGCCAGGACCGTGTGGAGAAGGTTGGCGAGATGATTTGGGCCTGCTACGACCTGCGCCAGATCTGGAAGAGCTTCGGTCCGCGCGTGGAGACCGTGCGTCGCGGAAACGAACCTGGCCGCAATGATCCCTGCCCCTGCGGCAGCGGCAAAAAATACAAAAAGTGCCACGGGGCCTGA
- a CDS encoding CinA family protein, whose translation MLEQDNPEGFSQSSLKELFGLPSEQLEPELRQLAAKLKTRTLMLATAESCTGGMIAAACTDLAGSSEWFERGFVSYSNAAKTDLLGVPGMLVLLHGAVSEPVVRAMATGAVLRSQAQISIAVTGVAGPGGGTEAKPVGTVWFAWQVEGALHSEVQHFTGDRATVRMATMTHAIRRLNELLG comes from the coding sequence ATGTTAGAACAAGACAATCCGGAGGGATTTTCGCAATCGTCGCTCAAAGAGCTGTTCGGCCTGCCGAGCGAGCAACTCGAGCCCGAACTGCGCCAGCTCGCCGCCAAGCTCAAGACCCGCACCCTCATGCTCGCCACGGCAGAAAGCTGTACCGGCGGCATGATCGCCGCCGCTTGCACTGATCTGGCCGGATCGAGTGAATGGTTCGAGCGCGGTTTCGTGAGCTACAGCAACGCCGCCAAAACCGACCTGCTCGGCGTGCCCGGCATGCTGGTGCTGCTGCATGGTGCCGTCAGCGAACCCGTGGTGCGCGCCATGGCCACCGGCGCGGTGCTGCGCTCCCAGGCCCAGATCAGCATTGCCGTCACCGGCGTTGCAGGCCCCGGCGGCGGCACCGAGGCCAAGCCCGTCGGCACCGTCTGGTTCGCCTGGCAGGTCGAAGGCGCACTGCACAGCGAGGTCCAGCATTTCACGGGCGACCGCGCCACCGTGCGCATGGCGACCATGACGCATGCGATCCGGCGCTTGAACGAGCTGTTGGGCTGA
- the rbsD gene encoding D-ribose pyranase, with translation MKRTPLLHAELSQVIAGMGHGDVLVIGDAGLPVPPGVRRIDLAVCQGVPTVSKVLETVLSELQVERTIIAAEALGAGGSMPPWFAENASHLPMAQTVLHEDFKQLSQRAVAIVRTGEFTPYANIALVSGVVF, from the coding sequence ATGAAACGCACCCCGCTTTTGCATGCCGAACTCTCGCAGGTGATCGCCGGCATGGGGCATGGCGACGTGCTGGTGATCGGCGATGCGGGACTACCGGTTCCGCCGGGCGTGCGGCGCATCGATCTCGCCGTCTGTCAGGGTGTACCGACGGTGTCCAAAGTGCTGGAAACGGTGTTGTCGGAGTTGCAGGTCGAGCGCACCATCATCGCCGCGGAGGCTCTGGGCGCGGGTGGCTCAATGCCGCCTTGGTTCGCCGAAAACGCCAGTCACCTGCCGATGGCGCAGACAGTGTTGCATGAGGATTTCAAACAGCTGAGCCAGCGCGCGGTGGCGATCGTGCGCACCGGCGAATTCACGCCTTACGCCAACATCGCCCTCGTCTCGGGCGTGGTGTTCTGA
- the thiL gene encoding thiamine-phosphate kinase, translating into MGEFDLIARYFTRPVRRAALGVGDDCALLRVAPGMQLAVSSDMLVAGRHFFDDVDPVHLGHKSLAVNLSDLAACGAKPLAFTLALSLPEANEAWLKGFAEGLLTLADAHDIELVGGDTTHGPLNICITVFGEVPPGQALLRSGANPGDDIWVSGTLGDARLALDALLGKIVLPPDALKAARLRLECPTPRVALGMALRGIANSALDISDGLLGDLTHILEQSQVGADIDADATLQTMAARKTALSLPDAQWYQSALAGGDDYELAFTAPAEQRDQVLAAAKAADTPVTRIGRVTAAPGIRVLDAQGNPLSQQKWSSFDHFA; encoded by the coding sequence ATGGGTGAATTTGATCTGATCGCGCGCTATTTCACGCGCCCCGTCCGTCGCGCCGCACTCGGTGTGGGCGATGATTGCGCGTTGCTGCGCGTTGCACCCGGCATGCAACTCGCGGTATCGAGCGACATGCTGGTCGCCGGACGGCATTTCTTCGACGATGTGGACCCGGTACATCTGGGCCACAAGTCGCTGGCCGTCAACCTCAGCGATCTCGCGGCCTGTGGCGCGAAGCCGCTGGCCTTCACGCTCGCGCTCTCGCTGCCCGAGGCCAATGAGGCCTGGCTCAAGGGCTTTGCCGAGGGTCTGCTCACGCTGGCTGACGCACACGACATCGAACTCGTGGGCGGCGACACCACGCACGGCCCACTCAACATCTGCATCACCGTGTTCGGCGAAGTGCCGCCGGGCCAGGCCCTGCTGCGCAGCGGCGCCAATCCCGGCGACGACATCTGGGTGAGCGGCACGCTCGGCGATGCGCGGTTGGCGCTTGATGCGCTGCTCGGCAAGATCGTCCTGCCGCCGGATGCGCTCAAGGCCGCGCGCCTGCGCCTCGAATGCCCCACGCCACGCGTTGCACTCGGCATGGCGCTGCGCGGCATTGCAAACAGCGCGCTCGACATCAGTGACGGCCTGCTCGGCGATCTCACGCACATCCTCGAGCAATCGCAAGTCGGTGCTGACATCGACGCCGATGCGACTTTGCAGACCATGGCGGCACGCAAGACGGCGCTGTCCCTGCCGGATGCGCAGTGGTACCAGAGCGCGCTCGCGGGCGGGGACGACTACGAGCTGGCCTTCACAGCGCCAGCGGAACAGCGCGATCAGGTGCTTGCGGCGGCCAAGGCTGCGGACACGCCGGTCACCCGCATCGGCCGCGTCACCGCCGCGCCCGGCATCCGTGTGCTGGATGCACAAGGGAATCCGCTCTCGCAGCAGAAATGGTCCTCGTTCGATCATTTTGCATAG
- the rbsK gene encoding ribokinase, whose protein sequence is MTVQSQQENSNASPRIVVLGSLNMDMVLRVPHMPVAGETLLGHDLRHVPGGKGGNQAVSCARQGAQVCLLSCVGEDVYAEQLLASLRGDDIDVSHVMRASDAATGVAVISVDDAGQNQIVVLAGANQQLSVPEPLLEQLLKDADFAVLQFETPLVEVQKTLQIARKSGCRVALNPSPMQAFPKEWWSDIGVLVVNETEASALSAIAVDNAEQAATAARQLFANGIAQVVVTLGANGAVVCDVDGARWHEAVTVQAVDSTAAGDTFLGALTVQLAQGATLDEATQWAMRAASICVTRAGAQPSIPRAEEVLQLTSATRWSQL, encoded by the coding sequence ATGACAGTTCAAAGCCAACAAGAAAATTCCAACGCCAGCCCACGCATCGTGGTGCTTGGCAGCCTGAACATGGACATGGTGCTGCGCGTGCCGCACATGCCCGTGGCGGGCGAAACGCTGCTCGGCCACGACCTGCGCCATGTGCCCGGCGGCAAGGGCGGCAATCAGGCGGTAAGCTGCGCGCGGCAGGGCGCACAGGTGTGCCTGCTGTCGTGTGTCGGCGAGGATGTGTATGCCGAGCAGTTGCTTGCGTCGCTGCGCGGTGACGACATCGACGTCTCGCATGTGATGCGTGCGAGCGATGCGGCGACCGGCGTGGCGGTGATTTCGGTGGACGACGCGGGGCAGAACCAGATCGTGGTGCTGGCCGGGGCGAATCAACAATTGAGCGTGCCCGAACCGCTGCTTGAACAACTGCTCAAGGATGCTGATTTTGCGGTGCTGCAGTTCGAGACGCCGCTCGTCGAAGTGCAGAAGACGCTGCAAATCGCGCGCAAAAGCGGCTGCCGGGTGGCGCTCAATCCTTCGCCGATGCAGGCGTTCCCGAAGGAATGGTGGAGCGACATCGGCGTGCTGGTGGTGAATGAAACCGAGGCCAGCGCGCTCAGCGCAATCGCCGTGGACAACGCGGAGCAGGCCGCCACGGCCGCGCGCCAGCTGTTTGCCAATGGCATTGCACAGGTGGTCGTGACGCTGGGTGCCAACGGCGCGGTGGTCTGCGATGTGGACGGTGCACGCTGGCACGAAGCGGTGACGGTGCAGGCGGTGGACAGCACAGCGGCGGGCGACACCTTTCTGGGCGCGCTCACCGTGCAGCTTGCGCAAGGCGCCACGCTGGACGAAGCCACGCAGTGGGCGATGCGCGCGGCCAGCATCTGCGTGACGCGTGCGGGCGCGCAGCCCTCGATTCCACGCGCAGAGGAAGTCTTGCAACTGACGAGCGCAACGCGCTGGAGCCAACTATGA
- a CDS encoding LacI family DNA-binding transcriptional regulator encodes MTSIKDVAQLAGVSVTTVSHVLNKTRAVHVDTEARVLEAVRTLGYVPSAVARSLKMKATHTIGMLVPNNSNPYFAELVRAVEDACFAAGYALLLCNTDDNADRQRVYLDVLAQKRVDGVIVASTTDDERMSRHLADSTMPMVLIDRDIDGLARPCVQTDHVAGGAMATGHLLALGHRRIACIAGPEQLHSSESRVQGWREAMQRVGLEADLLVYADFTVNGGYLAMLELLRRDTTTAAAARLTAVFACNDLMAMGALRAVHEQGLRVPQDVALVGYDDIELASYTQPALATVAQPVRLMAKEALACLLALMSGAKGAPRPAPVQGMLQLLAPSLVTRASSGRALERTEPFVVSGQMM; translated from the coding sequence ATGACCAGCATAAAGGACGTAGCGCAGCTGGCCGGGGTCTCGGTGACCACGGTGTCGCATGTGCTCAACAAGACCCGCGCGGTGCACGTGGACACCGAGGCGCGTGTGCTGGAGGCCGTGCGCACGCTCGGCTATGTGCCGAGCGCGGTGGCGCGCAGCCTCAAGATGAAGGCCACGCACACCATCGGCATGTTGGTGCCCAACAATTCCAATCCCTATTTTGCGGAGCTGGTGCGCGCGGTGGAAGATGCCTGCTTCGCTGCGGGCTACGCGCTGCTGCTGTGCAACACGGATGACAACGCCGACCGCCAGCGCGTCTATCTCGATGTGCTGGCGCAAAAGCGCGTGGACGGTGTGATCGTCGCGTCGACGACGGACGACGAGCGCATGTCCCGGCACCTGGCTGATTCGACCATGCCGATGGTGCTGATCGACCGCGACATCGACGGCCTGGCCCGCCCCTGCGTGCAGACCGACCATGTGGCGGGCGGCGCGATGGCGACCGGGCATCTGCTCGCGCTGGGGCACCGGCGCATCGCCTGCATCGCAGGTCCCGAGCAGTTGCATTCGAGCGAGTCGCGGGTGCAGGGCTGGCGCGAGGCGATGCAGCGCGTGGGGCTGGAAGCGGATCTGCTCGTGTACGCCGATTTCACCGTCAATGGTGGCTATCTCGCGATGCTCGAATTGCTGCGCCGCGATACGACTACAGCAGCGGCAGCGCGCCTGACGGCGGTGTTCGCCTGCAACGACCTGATGGCCATGGGCGCGTTGCGCGCAGTGCATGAACAAGGCCTTCGCGTGCCGCAGGATGTGGCGCTGGTCGGCTATGACGATATCGAACTCGCGAGCTACACGCAGCCCGCGCTCGCCACGGTCGCACAGCCCGTGAGGCTGATGGCCAAGGAGGCCCTGGCATGCCTGCTTGCGCTAATGTCCGGTGCAAAGGGTGCCCCCCGGCCCGCACCGGTGCAGGGGATGCTTCAATTGTTGGCTCCGTCGTTGGTGACGCGTGCCAGCAGCGGCAGGGCGCTTGAGCGCACGGAGCCCTTTGTGGTTTCGGGACAGATGATGTGA
- a CDS encoding DUF4139 domain-containing protein, whose translation MPISSIPRARLARATPLVSAIYACLLAAPIAVLAADSSSSISQVKVYPGSATVERMVRIPAGARSVTIRCLPPNPMLDVQSLQVQADASVRIGETSIKMQDRNLDSQCTTPLDDQVREAEDKVAVAKAETESLQLAVSYLNTVATKSPDEPHSGPGTPGSASINSTTDALRRSSQDVLLKLHQAKRRQEIAELALKHLTNERNRSSGPITGVSTVTITLAAERESDLRLTYQVSGPSWSPNYRATLDSTTNVVKLERMALVAQNTGEDWRNAQLTLSTGQPTRATAGRLPNQWTLDVAQPVTERSRAEYAVATAGAPAPMAVSKAIADAPEMPRFDVQVTQGAYATEFAVPQRITIPSGGQRVTLSLGTHEVRGQLVSRTSPAVEPAAYLVAQLPTLPGVWPTANVALYRDGAYVGQGSLNNNDDELSRVGLSFGRDERIVVTAEPQQQNQGSAGFTGANVERKVQHAYRVENRHQRPVALQVLEAAPVSRNEQIEVKSQYEPAPADKEWSRRPGLILWSETLAPASSQRFVATHTLRYPKEARLQESQ comes from the coding sequence ATGCCCATATCGTCGATTCCGCGTGCCCGCCTTGCCCGGGCCACCCCTCTTGTTTCCGCCATCTACGCCTGCCTGCTGGCCGCGCCCATCGCCGTACTGGCGGCTGACAGCAGCTCCAGCATCTCGCAGGTCAAGGTCTACCCCGGCAGCGCCACGGTGGAGCGCATGGTGCGCATTCCGGCCGGTGCGCGCAGCGTCACTATCCGTTGCCTGCCGCCCAACCCCATGCTTGACGTTCAGAGCCTGCAAGTGCAGGCCGACGCCAGCGTGCGCATCGGTGAAACCAGCATCAAGATGCAGGACAGGAATCTGGACAGTCAATGCACCACGCCACTCGATGATCAGGTGCGCGAGGCCGAGGACAAGGTGGCGGTGGCCAAGGCCGAGACCGAATCGCTGCAACTGGCGGTGAGCTATCTGAACACGGTCGCCACCAAGTCCCCCGACGAGCCGCACAGCGGCCCCGGCACACCGGGCTCGGCCAGCATCAACAGCACCACGGATGCGCTGCGCCGCTCATCGCAGGACGTGCTGCTCAAGCTGCATCAGGCCAAGCGCAGACAGGAGATCGCGGAACTCGCGCTCAAGCACCTGACCAACGAACGCAACCGCTCGTCTGGACCGATCACCGGCGTGTCCACCGTCACCATCACGCTGGCTGCGGAACGAGAAAGCGACCTGCGCCTGACCTACCAGGTGAGCGGCCCGAGCTGGTCACCCAACTACCGCGCGACGCTGGACAGCACGACCAATGTGGTCAAGCTCGAACGCATGGCACTCGTCGCTCAGAACACCGGCGAGGACTGGCGCAATGCGCAGCTCACGCTCTCCACCGGCCAGCCGACACGCGCCACGGCAGGACGGCTGCCCAACCAATGGACGCTGGATGTGGCCCAACCGGTAACGGAGCGCTCACGCGCAGAATATGCCGTCGCCACAGCTGGAGCCCCTGCCCCCATGGCGGTGAGCAAGGCCATCGCAGATGCGCCCGAAATGCCGCGCTTCGATGTGCAGGTCACCCAAGGCGCCTACGCCACTGAGTTCGCCGTGCCGCAACGCATCACGATTCCTTCGGGCGGCCAGCGGGTCACGCTGTCGCTGGGCACGCACGAGGTGCGCGGCCAGCTCGTCTCGCGCACCTCGCCCGCCGTGGAGCCCGCGGCGTATCTGGTGGCACAGTTGCCCACGCTGCCGGGCGTCTGGCCCACGGCCAATGTCGCGCTGTACCGCGACGGGGCCTACGTCGGCCAGGGCTCGCTCAACAACAACGATGACGAGCTTTCGCGCGTCGGCCTGTCGTTCGGCCGCGACGAGCGCATCGTCGTCACCGCCGAGCCACAGCAGCAGAACCAGGGCTCGGCGGGCTTCACCGGCGCGAACGTCGAGCGCAAGGTACAGCACGCCTACCGCGTCGAAAACCGCCACCAGCGCCCTGTGGCCCTGCAGGTGCTGGAAGCTGCCCCCGTCTCGCGCAACGAGCAGATCGAGGTGAAGTCACAATACGAACCCGCGCCCGCTGACAAGGAATGGAGCCGCCGCCCCGGATTGATCCTCTGGAGCGAGACGCTTGCCCCCGCCTCTTCACAGCGATTCGTAGCAACGCATACACTGCGTTACCCGAAGGAGGCGCGCCTGCAGGAATCACAGTGA
- a CDS encoding phosphatidylglycerophosphatase A, translated as MQDLPHSPAPMPEPPAKPPRRSLRRFMFANPLHLIALGFGSGLSRFAPGTVGTAWGWLAFLVLQLWLTQAQMGIVIAVSIVLGWIACTVTARNMGVADPGSIVWDEVVAIWIVLWLAMPMGFWGQLIAFGLFRFFDAAKPNPVKWADQCFKGFGWRGGFGIMFDDLVAAFCTLLVIAVWRWI; from the coding sequence ATGCAAGATCTGCCCCATTCACCCGCTCCCATGCCGGAGCCACCAGCCAAACCGCCGCGCCGGTCGCTGCGGCGTTTCATGTTCGCCAACCCGTTGCACCTGATCGCGCTCGGCTTTGGCAGCGGGCTCTCGCGCTTCGCTCCAGGCACCGTGGGTACAGCCTGGGGATGGCTCGCGTTCCTCGTGCTGCAGCTGTGGCTCACGCAAGCGCAGATGGGCATCGTGATCGCCGTCTCCATCGTGCTCGGCTGGATCGCCTGCACCGTCACCGCCCGCAACATGGGTGTGGCCGACCCCGGCAGCATCGTCTGGGACGAGGTCGTCGCGATCTGGATCGTGCTCTGGTTGGCCATGCCCATGGGCTTCTGGGGCCAACTCATCGCCTTCGGCCTGTTCCGCTTTTTCGACGCCGCCAAACCCAACCCGGTCAAATGGGCCGACCAGTGCTTCAAGGGATTTGGCTGGCGCGGCGGCTTCGGCATCATGTTCGATGATCTCGTGGCCGCCTTCTGCACATTGCTCGTGATCGCCGTCTGGAGATGGATCTGA
- a CDS encoding sugar ABC transporter ATP-binding protein — MRDVGKSYAGTVVLQGVTLELHAGEVMALTGENGAGKSTLSKILCGLVQDFDGTLELDGASFVPRSRRDAEAHGVRMVMQELGLIPTLTVAENLLLDRLPNRFGWLDNERIRTLAREQLAKIGLADIDPDTPVSQLGIGQQQMVEIARNLQDGTRVLVLDEPTAMLTPAEIEHLFEQIALMKSRGVAIVYVSHRLEELQRIADRVAVLRDGRLVDVRAMQGVQEHELVERMVGHVVQDNEGRARRSRGALRLSARGLRRGAVVRDVSLDLHAGEIMGLAGLVGSGRTELVRLLFGADRAEAGDITVFDERGKPRSSVSPNWKSPVHAIEAGVGLVTEDRKSQGLLLSQSIRVNTTLAGVNKVASAGWLQLGREGDMARHWISRLRIRSRNAEQAVSTLSGGNQQKVVFARWLHQPCDVLLLDEPTRGVDVGARADLYNEMDAMVADNKAVLMVSSDLRELMAMCDRIGVMHNGCLVAVFERGEWTEKQLLAAAFGNTKTHQQSAALA, encoded by the coding sequence ATGCGCGATGTGGGCAAGTCCTATGCGGGCACTGTGGTGCTGCAGGGGGTGACGCTGGAGTTGCATGCCGGTGAGGTGATGGCCCTGACCGGCGAGAACGGCGCGGGCAAGAGCACGCTGTCGAAGATTCTGTGCGGACTGGTGCAGGATTTCGACGGCACGCTGGAGCTGGACGGTGCGTCGTTCGTGCCGCGCTCGCGCCGCGATGCGGAGGCGCATGGTGTGCGCATGGTCATGCAGGAGCTGGGGCTGATTCCCACGCTCACCGTGGCCGAGAACCTGTTGCTCGATCGTCTGCCGAACCGTTTCGGCTGGCTCGACAACGAGCGAATCAGAACGCTGGCGCGCGAGCAGCTGGCCAAGATCGGCCTTGCCGATATCGACCCCGACACTCCCGTCTCGCAGCTCGGTATCGGCCAGCAGCAGATGGTGGAGATCGCACGCAATCTGCAGGACGGCACGCGCGTGCTGGTGCTCGATGAGCCCACGGCGATGCTGACTCCCGCCGAGATCGAACATCTGTTCGAGCAGATCGCGCTGATGAAGTCGCGCGGCGTGGCCATCGTCTATGTGTCGCACCGGCTGGAAGAGCTGCAGCGCATCGCCGACCGCGTGGCGGTGCTGCGCGATGGGCGGCTGGTGGATGTGCGCGCCATGCAAGGCGTACAGGAACATGAATTGGTCGAACGCATGGTCGGCCATGTGGTGCAGGACAACGAAGGCCGCGCCAGGCGCAGCCGCGGCGCGCTGCGTCTGTCGGCGCGTGGCTTGCGGCGTGGAGCGGTGGTGCGTGATGTGAGCCTCGATCTGCACGCTGGTGAGATCATGGGGCTGGCCGGTCTGGTCGGCTCGGGTCGAACCGAACTGGTGCGTCTGCTGTTCGGTGCCGACCGTGCGGAAGCAGGCGATATCACTGTTTTCGACGAGCGGGGGAAGCCTCGCTCCAGCGTCTCGCCCAATTGGAAGAGTCCGGTGCATGCCATCGAGGCGGGCGTCGGGCTGGTCACGGAGGACCGCAAGTCGCAAGGTCTGCTGCTGTCGCAATCGATCCGCGTGAACACCACGCTGGCGGGTGTGAACAAGGTGGCGAGCGCGGGCTGGCTGCAGCTTGGCCGTGAAGGCGACATGGCGCGCCACTGGATTTCGCGGCTGCGCATCCGCTCGCGCAATGCGGAGCAGGCGGTCTCTACGCTCAGCGGCGGCAATCAGCAGAAGGTCGTTTTCGCGCGCTGGCTGCACCAGCCCTGCGATGTACTGCTGCTCGACGAGCCGACGCGCGGCGTCGATGTGGGCGCGCGCGCCGACCTGTACAACGAGATGGATGCCATGGTGGCCGACAACAAGGCCGTGCTGATGGTGTCGAGCGATCTGCGCGAACTGATGGCCATGTGCGACCGCATCGGCGTGATGCACAACGGGTGCCTGGTGGCCGTATTCGAGCGCGGTGAATGGACCGAGAAGCAGCTGCTCGCCGCCGCATTTGGCAACACGAAAACGCACCAGCAGAGCGCTGCGCTGGCCTGA